One genomic segment of Prosthecobacter fusiformis includes these proteins:
- a CDS encoding PHP domain-containing protein, whose translation MSLSPPSGRLRAELHCHTIASSDGMITPDGLLKAAALQKLDVIAITDHDTTAGAIEFQKWFRKKNSATEILIGEERTLSSKCHLIGLFLRQDIVSQDLSEAIQEIHAQGGLVLVPHPYRLKDGLLGPRGPGSGGLEKADAFEFHNAKGSHADNSQMRAHWESTGPAVFGGSDAHYEADVGQCVNEIVPCGSAEASVRAMLMRQTSFRILARPQAASSGERKYAAGYYAVKRFVSVPRPLLPLAKKAYRLYWNARGGNMPHALTDILSHPATAHA comes from the coding sequence ATGTCGCTGTCTCCTCCATCCGGTCGGTTGCGTGCAGAATTGCACTGCCACACCATTGCCTCCAGCGATGGCATGATCACTCCAGATGGATTGTTGAAAGCAGCGGCGCTTCAAAAGCTGGACGTCATCGCCATCACAGATCATGACACGACCGCCGGAGCCATCGAGTTTCAAAAGTGGTTCCGCAAAAAGAATTCGGCCACGGAGATCCTCATTGGCGAAGAGCGCACCCTGTCCAGCAAGTGCCACCTGATCGGCCTTTTTTTGCGGCAGGACATTGTGTCTCAGGACCTTTCTGAAGCCATTCAGGAAATTCATGCACAGGGTGGACTTGTGCTGGTTCCACATCCGTATCGTTTGAAAGATGGTTTGTTAGGCCCCCGTGGTCCTGGATCCGGCGGCTTGGAAAAGGCGGACGCCTTTGAATTTCACAATGCAAAAGGAAGCCATGCGGATAATTCCCAAATGCGCGCACATTGGGAGTCCACCGGTCCGGCAGTCTTTGGTGGCAGTGATGCTCACTATGAGGCCGATGTGGGCCAGTGTGTGAATGAGATCGTACCCTGCGGTTCGGCAGAAGCCTCCGTCCGGGCCATGCTCATGCGCCAGACTTCCTTCCGTATTCTGGCCAGGCCCCAGGCAGCCAGTTCAGGGGAGCGTAAATACGCCGCCGGATACTATGCGGTGAAGCGTTTTGTATCCGTTCCCAGACCGCTGCTTCCACTCGCCAAAAAAGCCTACCGCCTATACTGGAATGCGCGTGGTGGAAACATGCCTCATGCTTTGACCGATATACTTTCCCATCCAGCCACGGCTCATGCATAA
- a CDS encoding aminotransferase class I/II-fold pyridoxal phosphate-dependent enzyme has translation MHKKSIRKLAQLHGWWTYQSFLKRTRSYSEDQRQAWIRQQMQQTLIRAHEGTRYYAEIFKGIGFDPRTDFTGPETLTRLPLLTKDIIRERFDDLVDSRYRRLSAYAETSGTTGKPMRMLLNESYIALDYACMYEMWAQAGYRFRDPFLALRSYVPSKVGDPLWIHDKAQNTLFMSAYHFSPRTAQEYMQAIESFQPKFIRSYPSSLLVLAEYLERTGKTLPSVKGLFTASETLAPHEREAIERVFGRILFDWYGMTEPTLVAYEGADHDGLNIVWQYGHAEFLPDDSLAPGDSRLIATSLQNPVMPFIRYDTGDIVTRHVSETPETLFPRKLARVQGRKDDVILTPDGRRLPSVNFYSVFRSAPGVVRFQIVQFGASDIVVNIESTDPGFERHPAYRKVQEEMRSRFGDAMSVEYRINQRFETNRDGKTPVVLRRRANKAVEERKEYVLSSQVAWSRSRAGEDILKLDWNEADKLPSDRVREKLVSLVQDPHSIIWYPEAWPAALHQALATHHQIHETSLLATHGSDMALSYLTQCYVTNGDKVMIVAPGYDNFRAVAEQRGGQALHFTFNGDGEYPLQEMLRSIQEEVPRLIYLTNPNNPIGYCLSQEAIAAICTAAARESALVVVDEAYAEFADHDCVPLIASHANLVIVRTFSKAFGLAGLRVGYLIGDPALIETVRRVANPKHLTTFAQVAAQTVLEDWPQVKIHIEEVKQQRARFIAFLRNRGIKCFDSHGNFVLFQMPEATGLAQWLETQGILIRDRSTQLASSARVTIGGKESTDRLIAVFEEYWQTHPIP, from the coding sequence ATGCATAAAAAGTCCATTCGCAAGCTGGCCCAGCTCCATGGCTGGTGGACGTATCAGTCCTTCCTGAAACGCACCCGATCCTACTCCGAGGATCAGCGCCAGGCCTGGATTCGACAGCAAATGCAGCAGACTTTGATTCGTGCTCATGAGGGTACCCGATACTACGCGGAGATCTTCAAAGGCATTGGCTTTGATCCGCGCACGGACTTCACTGGACCGGAGACACTCACTCGTCTTCCATTACTCACCAAAGACATCATCCGGGAGCGTTTCGACGACCTTGTCGATTCTCGTTACCGTCGTCTCAGCGCCTATGCTGAAACCAGCGGCACCACAGGTAAGCCGATGCGCATGCTGCTAAATGAAAGTTACATCGCCCTAGATTATGCCTGCATGTATGAGATGTGGGCCCAGGCTGGTTACCGTTTTAGAGATCCATTCCTCGCCCTCCGCAGTTATGTGCCATCAAAGGTCGGTGATCCGCTTTGGATTCATGACAAGGCGCAAAACACCCTGTTCATGTCAGCATATCATTTCTCGCCACGCACGGCTCAGGAATACATGCAGGCCATTGAGTCCTTTCAGCCTAAATTCATCCGCAGCTATCCCTCATCACTTCTTGTCCTGGCAGAATACCTTGAACGTACAGGAAAGACTCTGCCTTCCGTCAAAGGACTTTTCACCGCTTCAGAGACCCTTGCGCCGCATGAGCGTGAGGCCATCGAGCGCGTTTTCGGTCGCATCCTTTTTGACTGGTATGGCATGACGGAGCCCACACTTGTCGCCTATGAGGGAGCAGATCATGATGGCCTGAACATTGTCTGGCAGTATGGTCATGCCGAGTTTCTTCCGGATGATAGTTTGGCTCCTGGCGATAGCCGACTCATCGCCACCAGTCTGCAAAATCCGGTGATGCCCTTCATCCGTTATGACACGGGCGATATCGTTACACGCCATGTTTCAGAGACCCCGGAAACACTGTTTCCCCGTAAACTGGCCCGCGTCCAAGGTCGCAAAGACGATGTCATTCTCACCCCGGATGGCCGTCGTCTGCCCTCCGTTAATTTTTATTCCGTTTTCCGTTCAGCTCCTGGTGTCGTCCGTTTCCAGATCGTCCAGTTTGGGGCGTCCGATATCGTGGTAAACATCGAAAGCACCGATCCAGGCTTCGAGCGCCATCCAGCCTACCGCAAGGTGCAGGAAGAAATGCGTTCCCGCTTTGGCGATGCCATGTCCGTGGAGTATCGGATAAACCAGCGCTTCGAAACCAATCGCGATGGCAAGACCCCTGTCGTCCTCCGTAGGCGTGCCAATAAGGCCGTGGAGGAACGCAAAGAATACGTGCTTTCTTCCCAGGTAGCCTGGTCACGCTCCAGGGCAGGGGAGGATATTTTGAAGCTGGACTGGAATGAGGCGGATAAGCTCCCTTCTGACCGCGTCCGTGAAAAGCTCGTCTCTCTCGTTCAGGATCCTCATTCCATCATCTGGTATCCAGAGGCCTGGCCTGCTGCTCTGCATCAGGCCCTGGCCACGCATCATCAGATCCATGAAACCAGCCTTCTGGCCACGCATGGCTCAGACATGGCGCTCTCATACCTGACCCAGTGTTATGTCACGAATGGTGACAAGGTGATGATCGTCGCTCCTGGATACGATAACTTCCGCGCGGTGGCCGAACAGCGCGGAGGCCAGGCTCTTCATTTCACATTCAACGGAGATGGCGAATACCCTCTACAGGAGATGCTTCGCAGCATTCAGGAGGAAGTCCCCCGACTTATCTATCTGACCAATCCCAACAATCCTATCGGATACTGCCTTTCTCAGGAAGCCATCGCTGCCATCTGCACCGCCGCCGCCCGTGAGTCCGCCCTTGTTGTCGTGGACGAAGCCTATGCCGAGTTTGCGGATCATGACTGTGTGCCATTGATCGCTAGCCATGCCAATCTCGTCATCGTGCGGACTTTCTCCAAAGCTTTTGGTTTGGCCGGTCTTCGTGTCGGGTATCTGATCGGTGATCCTGCTCTTATTGAAACGGTCCGCCGTGTGGCCAATCCCAAGCACCTCACCACCTTTGCCCAGGTCGCTGCACAAACGGTTCTGGAAGATTGGCCGCAGGTGAAAATCCACATTGAAGAGGTGAAGCAACAGCGCGCCCGTTTCATCGCCTTCCTGCGCAACCGGGGGATCAAATGTTTTGATTCGCATGGAAACTTTGTCCTCTTTCAAATGCCTGAAGCGACCGGATTGGCCCAGTGGTTGGAGACCCAGGGCATTCTCATCCGTGACCGTTCCACTCAGCTCGCCAGCAGTGCCCGTGTGACCATCGGAGGCAAGGAAAGTACAGACCGCTTAATCGCCGTGTTTGAAGAGTATTGGCAGACTCATCCTATTCCATAA
- a CDS encoding bi-domain-containing oxidoreductase: MRQLAQYQDGRLELQDVPSPLPPPGGILVQTTCSVISPGTEKMKVEQARMSLLQKAKARPDQVKKVLDTARTLGWKAAVEKVRNRLESPSPLGYSAAGVVVAVDELNTRFRIGDRVACGGAECAFHAEMISVPDLLASRIPEGVEDWQAAYTTLAAISLQAVRQANVQIGDRVLVLGQGLVGLLATSLLRASGARVLGADYVQGRLDTALAMGAERIINPGQTQLTDAVHDWTDGEGVDAVLLCVGGKGSDAADTAITCLRDRGVIVIVGIYDAELSWKTAYMKDIQVRYSRSYGPGRYDPQYEWGGKDYPIGYVRWTENRNFEACLQLMKTGQLDLAPITTRRAPFAEAVSIYDALMQPGNADIGVVLEYASRTHVQPQSCAEDNPPVDHTDSTPAPHHSSPVSELHVIGAGNFARTMLLPHLKGNIALGCIVNATGLSARHVKEKFGFANAETDPSQVFSHPGDALMIGTRHHLHAPLALKGLAQNQHVFVEKPLCLTREELLEIDEAMRTTQGSLMVGFNRRFAPATVELKSVLAKLPGPKTLAYHVVAGPLAPDHWYANVEESGGRILGEACHFFDYACHLLGRPVKVMAQTVGRQAFPDSMTAQIEFADGSSAQIVYTADGDSAYPKESFRLFASGLVAECENFQKLVLHRNRKRTVISYSSKGHAEEMAAWLSFLKLDKPHPMTYSDIHRSMILTFAVLESLRQGCAIPV; the protein is encoded by the coding sequence ATGCGCCAGCTCGCCCAATACCAGGATGGTCGTCTTGAACTTCAGGATGTACCTTCCCCCCTCCCTCCTCCCGGTGGCATTCTTGTCCAGACCACCTGCTCAGTCATCTCTCCAGGCACTGAGAAAATGAAGGTGGAGCAGGCCCGGATGTCCCTCCTTCAGAAAGCCAAAGCCCGGCCAGACCAAGTCAAAAAAGTTCTGGATACTGCCCGCACTCTCGGCTGGAAAGCCGCCGTGGAAAAGGTGCGTAACCGCCTGGAATCTCCCTCCCCCCTGGGGTATTCCGCCGCCGGTGTTGTCGTGGCTGTGGATGAATTGAATACCCGTTTCCGCATCGGTGACCGTGTGGCCTGCGGTGGGGCCGAATGCGCATTCCATGCGGAGATGATCTCCGTGCCAGATCTCCTGGCCTCGCGCATTCCGGAAGGAGTCGAAGACTGGCAGGCCGCTTACACCACACTGGCTGCCATCTCCCTGCAGGCCGTCCGACAGGCCAATGTACAGATAGGGGACCGTGTCCTGGTCTTGGGTCAGGGACTCGTTGGTTTGTTGGCCACCAGCCTGCTCCGGGCCTCTGGGGCTCGTGTCTTGGGTGCGGATTATGTTCAGGGCCGTCTCGATACCGCCCTGGCCATGGGGGCGGAGCGTATCATCAATCCTGGTCAGACCCAGCTCACGGATGCTGTTCATGACTGGACCGATGGCGAGGGCGTCGATGCCGTCCTTCTATGTGTAGGCGGTAAAGGTAGCGATGCTGCGGATACCGCCATCACGTGTCTGCGTGACCGGGGTGTCATTGTCATCGTTGGCATCTATGATGCCGAGCTTTCCTGGAAGACCGCATACATGAAGGACATCCAGGTCCGTTACTCTCGCAGTTATGGCCCTGGCCGATACGATCCCCAGTATGAATGGGGCGGTAAAGACTATCCTATCGGTTATGTCCGGTGGACCGAGAACCGCAATTTCGAGGCCTGCCTTCAGCTCATGAAAACTGGCCAGCTCGACCTGGCCCCCATTACTACCCGCCGTGCCCCTTTTGCAGAAGCGGTATCCATTTACGATGCCCTCATGCAGCCTGGGAATGCAGACATCGGCGTTGTTTTGGAATATGCTTCTAGAACACATGTCCAGCCGCAATCTTGCGCTGAAGACAACCCGCCCGTTGATCATACTGACTCCACGCCTGCGCCACATCACTCCAGTCCGGTCTCTGAACTGCATGTCATCGGTGCCGGTAACTTCGCCCGCACGATGTTGCTCCCGCATCTCAAGGGAAACATTGCTTTGGGATGCATTGTCAATGCCACCGGACTGAGTGCTCGCCACGTCAAAGAAAAGTTTGGCTTCGCCAATGCGGAAACAGACCCATCCCAAGTCTTCTCTCACCCTGGTGATGCACTCATGATCGGCACGCGTCATCATCTTCATGCTCCGCTTGCGCTCAAAGGCCTAGCTCAAAACCAGCATGTGTTTGTGGAAAAACCCCTTTGTCTAACGCGGGAAGAACTGCTTGAGATCGACGAGGCCATGCGCACCACCCAAGGCAGCCTCATGGTGGGATTTAATCGTCGTTTCGCTCCGGCCACAGTTGAACTTAAAAGTGTATTGGCAAAACTTCCGGGTCCCAAGACCCTGGCTTATCATGTAGTCGCCGGTCCTCTAGCCCCTGACCATTGGTATGCGAATGTGGAGGAAAGCGGTGGCCGCATCTTGGGTGAGGCCTGTCATTTTTTTGATTACGCATGCCATCTGCTCGGACGTCCGGTGAAGGTCATGGCGCAGACGGTCGGTCGTCAGGCATTCCCCGACTCCATGACTGCCCAAATAGAGTTCGCAGACGGTTCATCCGCCCAGATCGTTTATACCGCAGATGGAGACTCTGCTTACCCGAAAGAAAGCTTTCGCCTTTTCGCTTCAGGATTGGTGGCTGAATGTGAAAACTTCCAGAAGCTGGTGCTGCATAGGAATCGCAAGCGCACCGTCATATCCTATTCATCCAAAGGACACGCTGAAGAGATGGCGGCCTGGCTGTCTTTTCTCAAGCTTGATAAACCACACCCGATGACCTATTCGGATATCCATCGAAGCATGATATTGACGTTTGCCGTATTGGAAAGTCTGCGCCAGGGATGCGCGATCCCTGTTTGA